The DNA window GTCCGTCAGCCCCGAAGCCAGCCTCAATATGCTTGACGAGGATCTCGTGTCCTCATTCGTCGTCTCTGCCAAAGAAGACCGGCCCCACATGGCGCGACGTAAACGGGACGAGATCCTCAAGCTGACCGGTGCCGAGAAAGAAGGGAAGCCCACATTGTCGGGTATGATGACGCTGTGCGATTATCCCCAGCAGATCTATCCCAACCTCTGCATCACCGCTTCGGCCGTAGCGGGAACCGAAATCGTCACAGGATCGGACGGGTCGCGCTTCCTGGACAACAAAAGATTCGAGGGGCCTATCGCCCAGATGATCGACGACGCGATAGCCTTCGTCAAACGCAACACGAAGACCAGGGTGGTCGTCCGCGACGGCGTGCGGCACGACATCTCCGAATATCCGGAGAATGCCGTCCGCGAGATCATAACCAATTCGCTGATGCATCGCGACTACGGGCCCTACTGCAACGGGACGCCCGTTCGCCTGACGCTGTATTCCGACCGCCTCGAGTGTTGGAACCCGGGAGGAGTGTACGGAGGTCAAAGCGTCGAGGACCTCGGATATGCCAACATCCAGACGCGCAACCCCACGCTCGTGTCGATCCTCGAAATCCAGGGAGTGGGCGAGAACCGCCACTCAGGCATACCGGTCATCCGCGACGAGATGCGCGCCGCCGGTTTGCGCCCGCCGGTTTTCTCCGACGTGCGCGGGTCGTTCCAAGCGCAGTTGTTCAATGCGCCCGAAGAGGCATCTGAGCCGAAAACCCGGCAGGCAAAGCCGGCAGCGGCGGACGTCCGAGACGAGATCGTAGCGTTTTGCGCGATCCCCCGCAGCAGGAACGAGATTGCCGACCATCTGGGCCTCAACGCGCGTTACCTTGCCAAAACGCACCTTACCCCGCTCGTGCAAGAAGGGAAGCTCCAGCTCACCATGCCTGAGAAGCCTCGAAGTAAAT is part of the Arabiibacter massiliensis genome and encodes:
- a CDS encoding ATP-binding protein; translated protein: MGIDTLEGLVADVQAKQCESQTVEIKAARDGAPRLYDTISSFSNQNDGGVIIFGLDESDRFKAAGVYDAHELQKSVCEQCAEMSPEVRPVFADALIDGKVIVAAYIEGRPMSERPVYRLKAGMTKGSYVRLGDADKHMTPSELYEIEVFKNGKRDDVSVSPEASLNMLDEDLVSSFVVSAKEDRPHMARRKRDEILKLTGAEKEGKPTLSGMMTLCDYPQQIYPNLCITASAVAGTEIVTGSDGSRFLDNKRFEGPIAQMIDDAIAFVKRNTKTRVVVRDGVRHDISEYPENAVREIITNSLMHRDYGPYCNGTPVRLTLYSDRLECWNPGGVYGGQSVEDLGYANIQTRNPTLVSILEIQGVGENRHSGIPVIRDEMRAAGLRPPVFSDVRGSFQAQLFNAPEEASEPKTRQAKPAAADVRDEIVAFCAIPRSRNEIADHLGLNARYLAKTHLTPLVQEGKLQLTMPEKPRSKFQRFIAKRAARPSK